A genomic segment from Montipora foliosa isolate CH-2021 chromosome 9, ASM3666993v2, whole genome shotgun sequence encodes:
- the LOC137969945 gene encoding dermatopontin-like — MKWPLTVKPQLTAQAIQDKTRGDKTTLFYQGSPVSCKAGILRGYLKPLRTCSQRTMKAKVHFVFIIGLIGAFSSAVTVDSVQTVPKGAKLAEKRFWFFKPHLQCDSSRPPDRKWANDWDQPMHFSCPTGQAMSSLYSIWRSCKRDRIWSFSCRSTSGTQSCSGWESEWNNEWDRAVYHMCDNNGYITGIQSVHDNGKEDRRFRFSCCRSTGYKTIDCETDTLNNFQQLLYYKLPENKVIAGLFSYHKNEKEDRVWKAYICSLKRDQCY, encoded by the exons ATGAAGTGGCCACTAACTGTGAAACCACAGCTGACAGCACAGGCCAttcaagacaagacaagaggaGACAAGACAACTTTATTTTACCAGGGTAGCCCAGTCAGCTGCAAGGCTGGTATCCTTAGGGGATACCTCAAACCACTGAGaacctgctcgcag AGAACAATGAAGGCAAAGGTTCACTTTGTCTTTATCATAGGCCTGATTGGAGCATTCTCCAGTGCAGTAACCGTTGATTCGGTGCAAACTGTCCCAAAGGGCGCGAAACTTGCGGAGAAACgcttttggtttttcaaaccacaCCTACAATGCGACAGCTCCAGACCCCCAGACCGAAAATGGGCCAATGACTGGGACCAACCCATGCATTTCTCATGTCCCACAG GTCAAGCAATGAGTTCCTTGTACAGCATCTGGCGAAGCTGCAAACGTGATCGTATCTGGAGCTTTTCTTGCAGGAGTACCAGCGGGACTCAATCATGCTCCGGTTGGGAATCTGAGTGGAACAATGAATGGGATCGCGCTGTGTACCACATGTGTGACAACAATGGTTACATAACTGGAATACAAAGTGTGCATGACAACGGAAAGGAAGACCGAAG ATTCAGGTTTAGTTGCTGTAGGTCAACAGGGTACAAAACTATCGATTGTGAAACAGACACATTGAACAACTTCCAACAGTTGTTATATTACAAACTACCAGAAAACAAAGTGATAGCCGGACTGTTCAGCTATCACAAGAATGAAAAAGA agaTCGTGTATGGAAAGCCTACATCTGCAGTCTCAAACGTGACCAATGCTACTGA